The window CGCAGACCGCCCCGCAGGGCGCACCGCGGTTCCGCGACCTGGCGGAGATCGACCTGGACCACGTGGCGAAGGCGGTGTTCCTCGGCGAGGCCACCGACACCGTCGCCCACGCGCAGGCCGAGCTGGGCGACCGCTTCCACGTCGTCCCCGGCAGCATGCCGCTGCCCGGCGGTTCCAACGGCGAGATCGGCATGCGCGGCACGACGAAGGGATCGGCGATCCTCAAGGTGCTCGACCACCTGGGGATCGACCCGAGCGCGTCGATCGGCATCGGCGACAGCTGGAACGATGTCGAGATGTTCGAGGTGTGCGGGGTGGGGATCGCGATGGGCAACGCCGAGCCCGAGCTGAAGGAACGCGCCGACGAGGTGACCACGAGCGTCCGCGAGGACGGCGTGTGGAACGCGTTCGTCCGGCACGGTCTCGTCGCCGGCTGACCCCGCGCGTTACGGCCGCTCCCTGCAGGCGAGCCGGGGACGGGGCCCGGGTCAGAGGAAGATGTCGGGGAACAGCTCGCTGTCGGGGGTGCCGGGCACGGCGGCGTACTTCGCGAAGTCGGTCACCCCGGCATCCGCCAGCACGTCTTCGACGATGAGGCTCTGCCCGGTCCGCTCCCCGGCGGGACGGATGAGCACCTCGTAGGCGGCATCCGCGTAGATCTCCGGCGTGCGGCTGACCCTCATCATCCGGTCCCCGCCGAGGGCGTACTGCACCGCCGCGGTCGCGATCGTCGTCGCCGGCCACAGCGTGTTGGCGGCAATCCCGGCGTCTGCGAACTCCGCCGCCAGCCCCAGCGTCACCATCGTCATGCCGTACTTGGCCAGCGTGTAGCCGGTGTGCGCGCCCAGCCACTTCGGGTCGAGGTTCAGCGGCGGCGACAGCGACAGGATGTGCGGGTTGCCGGCATCCTTCAGCACGGGCAGCGCCGTGCGGCTGAGCATGAACGTGCCGCGGACGTTGACGTCCTGCATCAGGTCGTACTTCTTCGCCGCGAGCTCCAGCGACCCCGACAGATCGATCACGCTGGCGTTGTTGACGACGATGTCGATGCCGCCGAACTCGCCGACGGTCTTCAGCACCGCCTCGGTGATGTCGTCGTCGTTGCGGACGTCCCCGACCATCGGCAAAGCCTGGCCGCCGG is drawn from Microbacterium sp. zg-B96 and contains these coding sequences:
- a CDS encoding Cof-type HAD-IIB family hydrolase; translation: MTAPRIAFLDVDGTILDHGRTIAASTVEAVRAARAAGCLVYLSTGRSAGDIHPDVRAIGFDGAITNGGAYATSGEETIVADAMPRDAVERLMAYFERRGIPYFLQTDAAVYASPEVQAATADLMNRWLGVHAEADEPQTAPQGAPRFRDLAEIDLDHVAKAVFLGEATDTVAHAQAELGDRFHVVPGSMPLPGGSNGEIGMRGTTKGSAILKVLDHLGIDPSASIGIGDSWNDVEMFEVCGVGIAMGNAEPELKERADEVTTSVREDGVWNAFVRHGLVAG
- a CDS encoding NAD(P)-dependent oxidoreductase, producing the protein MSLAGKTILMSGGSRGIGLAIALRAARDGANIALLAKTDTPHPKLEGTVHSAAEQIRAAGGQALPMVGDVRNDDDITEAVLKTVGEFGGIDIVVNNASVIDLSGSLELAAKKYDLMQDVNVRGTFMLSRTALPVLKDAGNPHILSLSPPLNLDPKWLGAHTGYTLAKYGMTMVTLGLAAEFADAGIAANTLWPATTIATAAVQYALGGDRMMRVSRTPEIYADAAYEVLIRPAGERTGQSLIVEDVLADAGVTDFAKYAAVPGTPDSELFPDIFL